The DNA window GAAGCAGGAGTAGTCATATTCCTGCTTTTTAATTCAGTAATCATGTTTTTGATGACATTTGCGGTGCCTATTTTTATAGAATTTTCTGCACTGCCGAGTAATCTACCGCTTCCTTTATAAGTGTCATAAGAGTTTTCTATCACCAGTTCGCCGTCATTATTGTACATTTTCATGCTGATGATGACTTGATTAGAAAAAACGTATTTCCCAAGACCAACTTTAAAATATTTTACTTTCGGAACCAAGGCGATTTCTGCACCGTTATTTAGGCAAGATTCTTTGATCATATTCACATCTACGCTGTCATATTTAATGTTAGCATTATTGATGTGCATGATTTTGTAATTGCCGTAATTTTTCAATTCGTCAGAAACGGCACTATAAATAACATTATTGGTGGGTTCTTTTATTTCTTCGAAATTAGGATAAACTTCTGGGTCGAAATAGACAATTCTATCTACATGTTTTAGCTTAATAGAATGGTTAAGCTTCACCAAGGTGCTTCCTAAATTTTTGCAACTTATGATGATAAGGCTTGCCGCTAAACCACAGAATAGAATTTTTTTCATATCAAAAAGATGAGGCAAATTTACGCAGAATTTCAGTAAGTTATTTATAAAATTTAAGAATTTGTTAACATTATTACAGGAATGTCTTTAGAATCTAAGAATAAATTTTTCGGTTTAAAAATAAAGTTGTACTTTTGCACCTCGTTACATAATAATCATTAAATAATATTGGCATGTACTTAACATCAGAAAAAAAATCAGAAATCTTCGCTAAACACGGAGGAAACGCTGCAAACACAGGTTCTGCAGAAGGACAAATTGCTTTATTCACATTCAGAATTAACCATTTGTCTGGTCACTTAAAGAAAAACCACAAAGATTATGCTACAGAGAAATCTCTAGTTAAATTAGTAGGTAAAAGAAAAAGATTGTTAGATTATCTTAAGAAAACTGAAATTTCTCGTTATAGAGCAATTATTGCTGAACTAGGAATCAGAAAATAATCAGATACAAGAAAAACAAAAAAAGCAACTCAATTTTGAGTTGCTTTTTTTGTTAATTAGAGTGAGTTTACGCTCTACCTCTGGTAAATAAATTGATTATAGCAAGTAAAACTATTGAACCTACTGCTCCTGTAAGAATCTGACCAATTAATGCAGTTCCTAATACAGTTCCTAAAAGCCAATAGCCAATTGCACCTCCAATGATACCTACAATTATGTTTCCCACTAAGCCAAGGCTTCCACCTTTAAAAATTTGTGCTCCAAGCCATCCTGCTATAGCTCCAATAATTAATGTCCATAAAATTCCCATAATGTTTTGTTTTTAGTGTTAATATTAAGGCAAATGTATAGTATTATTTCCCTCAAAAAATTATTTATAAAAATGATATAAACAATTCTTGAAATTCTAAAAATCTAACTAATTTTAATGAAATTTTCTACTTTAATGTATGTGGCAATGAACTCAATATTTCAAAACCTTTTAAAACCTAATCAAACAAAATTCCGTATCTTTGCCATCGAAAATTTAAAGAGTTTAAATAATAACGCAATCAATACGGATTGCACAAGACAGTAAATTTTATGAATGCTCCAGAAGCAATTATTGAAAAATTTCAATTGAAAGACGGGAGAGAAGTCTCCATTGAAACAGGAAGATTAGCAAAACAAGCTAATGGTTCTGTAGTAGTAAAATGTGGCGGAACGATGCTCCTTGCAACAGTTGTAGCCAATAAAGACGCAAATCCAGGGGTAGATTTCTTACCTCTTACAGTAGATTACAGAGAAAAATTCTACGCGGGTGGTAAAATCCCAGGAAATTTCTTTAGAAGAGAAACCAAACCTTCTGATGATGAAGTTCTTACCATGAGATTAGTAGACAGAGTTCTTCGTCCGCTTTTCCCAGAAGATTTCCACGCAGAAGTTCAAGTAATGATTTCCCTCATTTCTTACGACAAAGAAGTAATGCCAGAAGCTTTAGCTGGTTTAGCTGCTTCAGCTGCTATTGCGATTACAGATATTCCTTTTAACGGGCCAATGTCTGAAGTAAGAGTAGTAAGAATTGATGGGCAACTTTCTATCAACCCAAGTATCGAAAATCTTAAAAAAGCAGATTTAGATATTATGGTAGGTGCTACCAAAGATTCTATCGTAATGGTAGAAGGTGAAATGAAAGAAATTTCTGAAGCAGAAATGCTAGAAGCGATTAAATACGCTCACGAAGAAATTAAAGTTCAAATCGAAGCACAAGAAAGATTAGCAGCCAGAATTCCTGCATCTCAAACCAAAAGAGAATACTGCCACGAAACGCACAATGAAGAAATTCGTGAGAAAGTTTGGGCAGAATGTTATGATAAAGTTTACAACGTAGCAAAAACTCCTTCTGCAAAAGAAGAAAGACACGAAAAATTTGCTGCAGTTTTAGAAGAATTCCTTTCTCAATATTCAGAAGAAGAAAGAGCAGACGTAGAACCATTTGCTAAAATTTACTACCACGATGTAGAAAAAGAAGCAATGCGTCAAATGATTCTAAACGAAGGAATCAGATTAGACGGTAGAGATCCTAAAACGATTCGTCCGATTTGGTCAGAAATCGATTATTTACCAGGAGCTCACGGTTCTGCAATCTTTACCAGAGGTGAAACGCAATCTCTTACAGCGGTAACTTTAGGTTCTGTGAAAGATGCCAACATGGTAGATTCTGTTGCCATTAATTACGACGAAAAATTCTTCCTACACTATAATTTCCCACCATTCTCAACAGGTGAAGCAAGACCTCTAAGAGGAACTTCAAGAAGAGAAGTTGGTCACGGAAACTTAGCTCAAAGAGCTTTAGCAGGAATGATTCCTCACGAAAATCCTTATACCATTAGAGTAGTTTCAGATATTTTAGAATCTAACGGTTCTTCTTCTATGGCTACAGTTTGTGCAGGAACTCTTGCATTAATGGATGCTGGTGTACAAATTACAAAACCAGTTTCTGGTATTGCTATGGGATTAATTACTGACCCGAAATCTGGTAAATTCACTGTACTTTCTGATATTTTAGGAGACGAAGATCACTTGGGTGATATGGACTTCAAAGTAACAGGTTCTGCAGACGGAATTACCGCTTGTCAAATGGATATCAAAATCCAAGGTTTAACCATGGACATCATGGAAACCGCTCTTAATCAAGCAAGAGAAGGTAGATTACATATTTTAGGAGAAATCCTTAAAACCATCGATAAACCAAGAGCAGATGTGAAACCTCACGCTCCGAAAATGGAAATTTTAGAAATTCCTAAAGATTTCATCGGTGCGGTAATTGGACCTGGTGGTAAAATTATCCAACAGCTTCAAAAAGATACAGATACTGTAATATCTATTGAAGAAATGGGCGAAATTGGTAGAATTGAAATCTCTGGAACTGACCGTGAGAAAATCAATGCTGCAATTGCTAGAATTAACGAAATTACTTTCGTGCCAGTGGTAGGAACAGTGTATAAAGGTAAAGTAGTAAAAGTAATGGATTTCGGTGCTTTCGTAGCGATTGCTAAAGGAACCGAAGGTTTACTACACATCTCAGAAATCGAATGGAAGAGACTTGATAAAGTTCCGTATGCAGAAGGTGATGAAGTAGAAGTGAAATTTATGGGTTATGATGATCGTAAGAAAATGAGACTTTCTAGAAAAGTTCTTTTACCAAGACCACCAAGACCAGAACAAAAGCCTAGAACTGAAGGAGAGGCTCCAAAACCAGAAGGAGAACAACCAACAGAACAAGCATAAAAATAGAAACTCTCGCAATTTTGCGGGAGTTTTTTTCTCACGTTTCCTTCACGCTATAATATTCTAAAAGTCTGTGAAGAAATTTTTTAAATCGTAGTTTTATAGTTCTCATATTTTTACTTTTTGGATGTTCAAAAATAGGGCTATCCTTTTTGTGATTCAATTACACTTTTGTGTGATTTTTTGATGAATTTTTTTAGAAAAATCTAAAAATGTTTTTCGGAGTGTATTCATAGATTGTCATTTTTATTTAGATTGTATTGATAATATTTAGTTAAATCTCTCAAAACATAAAAAATATTCTCATTTTTTGGTCGGTGATAAATCTCAAGCGTAAAATTTTCATGGTTTAGTCAAATTCTTGTATTTTTGAGAATAAACAAATTAAAAAATATGAGCTTTCCTACAGACTTAGAAATAGCGCAATCGGCAGATATTAAACATATTAGAGAAATTGCAGATAAAATCGGTATAGACCGAGAAGATTTAGAGTATTACGGGAAATACAAAGCGAAAATCCCTTTAAAATACATCAACGAAGAAAATATTAAGAAATCAAAATTGATTTTGGTTTCAGCGATTAATCCCACTCCAGCTGGTGAAGGTAAAACCACTGTTTCTGTTGGTTTATGTGACGGATTGAACAAAATCGGGAAAAAAGCCATCGCAGTTTTGCGTGAGCCAAGTTTAGGTCCAGTTTTCGGGATAAAAGGTGGAGCAGCAGGTGGTGGTTACGCACAAGTTATTCCGATGGTGGATATTAATCTGCATTTTACAGGAGATTTTTCGGCGGTAGAAAAAGCCAATAATTTACTTTCTGCATTGATTGATAATAATCTTCAAGATAAAAAAAGAAGCCTAAATATAGACCCTAGAACCATCGTTTGGAAACGTGTAATGGATATGAACGATAGAAGTCTTCGTCATATTGTAGTAGGTTTGGGCGGTTCTAATAACGGAATTACGCGTGAAGAAGGTTTCAATATTACACCAGCATCAGAAGTGATGGCGATTCTTTGTCTTTCTAAAGATTTCGAAGATTTAAAAAACAGATTAGGGAATATTTTCGTAGGCTATACTTTTGATAAAAAACCCATTTACGCCAGAGATTTGAATGCAGAAGGTGCTATGGCGATTTTATTAAAAGACGCTATTCGTCCGAATTTAGTACAGACTTTAGAAGGAAATCCTGCGATTCTTCATGGTGGGCCTTTCGCGAATATTGCGCAAGGAACCAATACGATTATCGCTACTAAAATGGGACTTTCTCTAGCAGATTTTGTGGTAACAGAAGCCGGTTTTGGAGCAGATTTAGGCGCAGAAAAATTCATGCACATCAAAGGATATTATGGAAATTTAAAACCAGATGCTTATGTTTTGGTGGCTACCATTAGAGCTTTAAGATATCACGGTGGTGCTAAAAAAGGCGAATACGAAAAACCGAATCTCGCAGCAGTAGAAAAAGGCATTGAAAACCTTAAAAAACATATTGAAAACGGCTTTAAATGGCAATTAAAACCAATTGTAGCGATTAATCATTTTGCTACAGATTCAGAAGAAGAAATCAATTTTGTAAAATCTGAATGCGAAAAACTAGGAGTGAAAGCCATTCTCGCAGATGAATTTACGATGGGTGGAGAAGGCATGAAAGCACTTGCAGAAGAAGTGGCGAGTTGTGCTTTTAATTGTGGTAATAATTTTAAACCTTTATATAGTGTAGAAGACTCTGTGGAGCACAAAATCGAAACAATTGCCAAAGAAGTTTATGGAGCAGACAGCGCTGTATTTTCTCAGAAAGCTAAAAATCAATTAAAATCCATTTATGAACTTGGACTGGATAAGCTACCGATTTGTATGGCAAAAACTC is part of the Cloacibacterium normanense genome and encodes:
- a CDS encoding formate--tetrahydrofolate ligase — encoded protein: MSFPTDLEIAQSADIKHIREIADKIGIDREDLEYYGKYKAKIPLKYINEENIKKSKLILVSAINPTPAGEGKTTVSVGLCDGLNKIGKKAIAVLREPSLGPVFGIKGGAAGGGYAQVIPMVDINLHFTGDFSAVEKANNLLSALIDNNLQDKKRSLNIDPRTIVWKRVMDMNDRSLRHIVVGLGGSNNGITREEGFNITPASEVMAILCLSKDFEDLKNRLGNIFVGYTFDKKPIYARDLNAEGAMAILLKDAIRPNLVQTLEGNPAILHGGPFANIAQGTNTIIATKMGLSLADFVVTEAGFGADLGAEKFMHIKGYYGNLKPDAYVLVATIRALRYHGGAKKGEYEKPNLAAVEKGIENLKKHIENGFKWQLKPIVAINHFATDSEEEINFVKSECEKLGVKAILADEFTMGGEGMKALAEEVASCAFNCGNNFKPLYSVEDSVEHKIETIAKEVYGADSAVFSQKAKNQLKSIYELGLDKLPICMAKTQKSLTDDEKKIGRPTGFKVTVREFEFAAGAGFIIPILGDMMRMPGLPSIPAAEGMNIDKDGVITGLS
- a CDS encoding polyribonucleotide nucleotidyltransferase, with amino-acid sequence MNAPEAIIEKFQLKDGREVSIETGRLAKQANGSVVVKCGGTMLLATVVANKDANPGVDFLPLTVDYREKFYAGGKIPGNFFRRETKPSDDEVLTMRLVDRVLRPLFPEDFHAEVQVMISLISYDKEVMPEALAGLAASAAIAITDIPFNGPMSEVRVVRIDGQLSINPSIENLKKADLDIMVGATKDSIVMVEGEMKEISEAEMLEAIKYAHEEIKVQIEAQERLAARIPASQTKREYCHETHNEEIREKVWAECYDKVYNVAKTPSAKEERHEKFAAVLEEFLSQYSEEERADVEPFAKIYYHDVEKEAMRQMILNEGIRLDGRDPKTIRPIWSEIDYLPGAHGSAIFTRGETQSLTAVTLGSVKDANMVDSVAINYDEKFFLHYNFPPFSTGEARPLRGTSRREVGHGNLAQRALAGMIPHENPYTIRVVSDILESNGSSSMATVCAGTLALMDAGVQITKPVSGIAMGLITDPKSGKFTVLSDILGDEDHLGDMDFKVTGSADGITACQMDIKIQGLTMDIMETALNQAREGRLHILGEILKTIDKPRADVKPHAPKMEILEIPKDFIGAVIGPGGKIIQQLQKDTDTVISIEEMGEIGRIEISGTDREKINAAIARINEITFVPVVGTVYKGKVVKVMDFGAFVAIAKGTEGLLHISEIEWKRLDKVPYAEGDEVEVKFMGYDDRKKMRLSRKVLLPRPPRPEQKPRTEGEAPKPEGEQPTEQA
- a CDS encoding pyruvate decarboxylase, encoding MKKILFCGLAASLIIISCKNLGSTLVKLNHSIKLKHVDRIVYFDPEVYPNFEEIKEPTNNVIYSAVSDELKNYGNYKIMHINNANIKYDSVDVNMIKESCLNNGAEIALVPKVKYFKVGLGKYVFSNQVIISMKMYNNDGELVIENSYDTYKGSGRLLGSAENSIKIGTANVIKNMITELKSRNMTTPASE
- the rpsO gene encoding 30S ribosomal protein S15; the protein is MYLTSEKKSEIFAKHGGNAANTGSAEGQIALFTFRINHLSGHLKKNHKDYATEKSLVKLVGKRKRLLDYLKKTEISRYRAIIAELGIRK
- a CDS encoding GlsB/YeaQ/YmgE family stress response membrane protein: MGILWTLIIGAIAGWLGAQIFKGGSLGLVGNIIVGIIGGAIGYWLLGTVLGTALIGQILTGAVGSIVLLAIINLFTRGRA